One segment of Campylobacter concisus DNA contains the following:
- a CDS encoding HrcA family transcriptional regulator, with protein sequence MKVSKYDKELAKIYALPLEAYKCIMTNRMKPDRAKASAKRYVKNTM encoded by the coding sequence ATGAAAGTGAGTAAATACGATAAAGAGCTAGCCAAAATTTACGCTTTGCCACTAGAGGCTTACAAGTGTATTATGACAAATAGAATGAAGCCAGACAGAGCAAAGGCGAGCGCAAAACGATATGTAAAAAATACGATGTAA
- a CDS encoding type II toxin-antitoxin system RelE/ParE family toxin, with amino-acid sequence MVIRRTARFNLELKAVFDFIAKDSPSRAQSFVSKLLDAVELLSDNPRLGRAITDDKRELIAKGYVIPYLINKDAIKLLGIYKANEWGE; translated from the coding sequence ATGGTAATTAGACGCACAGCACGTTTTAACCTCGAATTAAAAGCAGTGTTTGACTTTATCGCAAAGGATAGCCCAAGCAGGGCGCAGAGTTTTGTTAGCAAGTTACTAGACGCCGTGGAGCTTTTGAGCGACAACCCACGACTAGGACGAGCGATAACGGACGACAAAAGAGAGCTAATCGCCAAAGGCTATGTAATACCCTACTTAATCAACAAAGACGCCATTAAACTTTTAGGCATTTACAAGGCTAACGAGTGGGGAGAGTGA
- a CDS encoding PepSY-associated TM helix domain-containing protein, producing MFLKRGKIIFNIHLIIGLIAAIPLIFMTLSAPFASYREEIKSAINKNFINLVPSEKTNLSLNELLAKAKSEIQFDTLESLQIGGANEAYRISITKDKKQLNFFIDPRSGEVISEDWGEKFRIIILSLHRNLGLALLDSKVPANIGKQIVAISSIIMALLAISGLILYAPAIKRNFLNSLKIKPKAKGYACFYNLHTSLGTYVAILLVVMSLTGLYWSYGWVRSGVNSIFFDLKTAPMKKSLPQSNLLPISDEKFKEIETAEQIFKDNVTLELKSLTINVPENNQTTYTINYETSESQVGKLKLDASAGKIKENKLVSKSESIPEAKKAGRKVLSLHTGEMFGEIGQVVFAVSCVIAVLLIITGFLMTIKRTKAL from the coding sequence ATGTTTTTAAAACGAGGAAAAATCATTTTCAACATCCACCTAATAATTGGACTAATTGCGGCTATTCCGCTAATATTCATGACTCTTTCAGCACCATTTGCATCTTATAGAGAAGAGATCAAAAGCGCAATAAATAAAAATTTTATAAACTTAGTTCCTAGCGAAAAAACAAATTTAAGTTTAAATGAACTCCTAGCTAAAGCAAAAAGTGAGATTCAATTTGATACGCTTGAAAGCTTACAAATAGGTGGAGCAAATGAAGCTTATCGTATAAGCATTACAAAGGATAAAAAGCAATTAAATTTCTTCATAGATCCAAGAAGTGGCGAAGTTATTAGCGAGGACTGGGGTGAGAAATTTCGTATCATTATCTTAAGTCTTCATAGAAATTTAGGACTTGCCTTGCTTGATAGCAAAGTACCAGCCAATATCGGCAAACAAATAGTTGCCATTAGCTCTATCATCATGGCTCTGCTTGCTATCAGTGGCCTCATCCTCTACGCACCAGCGATCAAGCGAAATTTCTTAAATTCGCTAAAAATTAAACCAAAAGCAAAGGGCTACGCCTGCTTCTACAACCTTCACACTAGCCTTGGCACCTACGTGGCGATCTTGCTTGTGGTGATGTCGCTAACTGGACTTTACTGGTCTTATGGCTGGGTCAGAAGCGGTGTAAATAGTATATTTTTTGATCTAAAAACAGCTCCAATGAAAAAAAGTCTACCACAATCAAATTTACTCCCAATAAGCGACGAGAAATTTAAAGAGATCGAGACTGCGGAGCAAATTTTTAAAGATAACGTCACACTAGAGCTAAAATCGCTCACGATAAACGTACCTGAAAATAACCAAACTACCTACACTATAAACTACGAAACTAGCGAGAGCCAAGTGGGCAAGCTAAAGCTTGACGCTAGCGCTGGCAAGATCAAAGAAAACAAGCTTGTTAGCAAGTCTGAGAGCATCCCAGAGGCAAAAAAGGCTGGGCGAAAAGTGCTTAGCTTGCACACTGGAGAGATGTTTGGCGAAATTGGTCAGGTAGTGTTTGCCGTATCATGTGTGATCGCGGTTTTACTAATCATAACTGGCTTTTTAATGACCATAAAAAGGACTAAGGCACTCTAA
- a CDS encoding ribonucleotide-diphosphate reductase subunit beta has product MNRKRIYNPSSNENLTDRRVFNGNPHGILNFTKAKYEWALKLWDLMEANTWFPKEVDTTDDVRDYAYNLTEAEKRMYDLVWSQLISMDSFQTNNLADNINPYITAPEINAVLSRQAYEEANHSKSYAVMVEAICDNTDLIYEMEKHDDVLREKNDYISSVYEELAGEVTDEKLLLAMVANQILEGIYFYSGFTAIYALARAGKMLGSAQMIRFIQRDEITHLLLFQNMINSVRKERSDLFTTETEAKIYDMFEKAGNLEIKWGKYITQNQIMGFTDDIIEQYIHYLIDQRLVAIGLKRKYNVAHPIKWVDDFAKFNDQKSNFFEAKVTNYSKGSISFDDF; this is encoded by the coding sequence ATGAATAGAAAACGCATATACAACCCAAGTTCAAATGAAAATTTGACCGACAGAAGAGTCTTTAACGGCAACCCACACGGCATTTTAAATTTCACCAAGGCAAAATACGAGTGGGCGTTAAAGCTTTGGGACCTCATGGAGGCAAATACCTGGTTTCCAAAGGAGGTCGATACCACCGATGACGTGCGCGACTACGCCTACAACCTCACAGAGGCCGAAAAACGCATGTATGACCTAGTCTGGAGCCAGCTCATCTCGATGGATAGCTTTCAGACAAACAACCTAGCTGATAACATCAACCCTTACATTACCGCGCCAGAGATTAACGCCGTGCTAAGCCGCCAAGCCTACGAAGAGGCAAACCACAGCAAGTCTTACGCTGTCATGGTCGAAGCGATCTGTGACAATACCGACCTCATCTACGAGATGGAGAAGCACGACGATGTATTGCGCGAGAAAAACGACTACATCTCAAGTGTCTATGAGGAGCTTGCAGGTGAAGTAACTGACGAAAAACTACTTCTTGCGATGGTTGCCAACCAAATTTTAGAGGGTATCTATTTTTACAGCGGCTTTACAGCGATCTACGCTCTAGCTCGTGCGGGCAAGATGCTGGGCTCAGCGCAGATGATACGCTTCATCCAACGCGACGAGATCACGCACCTACTTTTGTTTCAAAACATGATAAATTCAGTCCGCAAAGAGAGATCTGACCTTTTCACAACTGAAACTGAGGCAAAAATTTATGATATGTTTGAAAAAGCTGGAAATTTAGAGATCAAATGGGGCAAATACATCACTCAAAACCAAATAATGGGCTTTACTGATGATATCATCGAGCAGTACATCCACTATCTCATCGACCAACGCCTAGTTGCGATCGGCCTAAAACGCAAATACAACGTAGCTCACCCTATCAAATGGGTCGATGACTTTGCGAAATTTAACGACCAAAAGTCAAATTTCTTTGAAGCAAAGGTGACAAACTATAGCAAGGGAAGTATCAGCTTTGATGACTTTTAA
- a CDS encoding carbon-nitrogen hydrolase family protein: MSENLNLISLTLKAKNATDRLEELANLVEAAPENSLILASELCISGYDFDGFFAGANKAMLGGMIGSFDAMLLERLQEALSPDKFLGFTHLTSLNKSAGLAQISNLNPHQPKIYNEFLLLNSNNVFHSQFKAELFRPNLEHEIFAAGEVSDINAFNFRGLKLGVLICFELRDSTLWAKLKGCDIIMVPAMWGKAREDAYLSLCKALAIANNCYVMISSSLALEVAGVFLPDGTLEQSAVFDANLITQIKKNLGLL; this comes from the coding sequence ATGAGCGAAAATTTAAACCTAATAAGCCTAACTTTAAAGGCAAAAAATGCAACAGATCGCCTAGAAGAGCTTGCAAATTTAGTTGAGGCTGCGCCTGAAAACTCACTCATTCTTGCAAGCGAGCTTTGCATAAGTGGATATGATTTCGACGGCTTTTTCGCAGGGGCAAACAAAGCGATGCTCGGTGGCATGATAGGCAGCTTTGATGCAATGCTACTTGAACGCTTGCAAGAGGCGCTTAGCCCAGATAAATTTCTTGGTTTTACGCACCTTACTAGCCTAAACAAAAGTGCAGGGCTCGCTCAAATTTCAAATCTAAATCCGCACCAGCCAAAAATTTATAACGAATTTTTGCTTCTTAACTCAAATAATGTTTTTCATTCACAATTTAAAGCCGAACTTTTTAGGCCAAATTTAGAGCATGAAATTTTTGCCGCTGGCGAGGTGAGCGATATAAATGCCTTTAATTTTAGAGGGCTCAAGCTTGGCGTGCTAATATGCTTTGAACTACGCGATAGCACACTTTGGGCAAAGCTAAAAGGATGTGACATCATCATGGTGCCAGCCATGTGGGGTAAGGCTAGAGAGGATGCTTATCTTAGCCTATGCAAGGCTCTAGCTATCGCAAACAACTGCTACGTCATGATCTCAAGCTCTCTTGCATTAGAAGTTGCTGGAGTATTTTTACCAGATGGCACGTTAGAGCAAAGCGCGGTTTTTGATGCAAATTTGATCACGCAGATAAAGAAAAACTTAGGGCTTTTATAA
- a CDS encoding protein-L-isoaspartate(D-aspartate) O-methyltransferase, producing MTQLEAIKCQNLASDIADEITLSPLLFDAIATTEREIFVPITAHAYKLDAQPILGNQWISSPLTVAKMTMALECENMDNILEIGCGSGYQAAILSKLAHRIFSVERIEKLAMEAKKRFEALKIKNVHVRYDDGNNGWRSYAPFDRILLSAAADEISPNLFKQLKNGGILVAPMKKDGKQFIAKFKKDKDGNLEKEYLDECLFVPLLEGRE from the coding sequence TTGACCCAACTAGAAGCGATAAAATGCCAAAATTTGGCTAGCGATATAGCCGACGAGATCACGCTAAGCCCACTTTTGTTCGATGCGATAGCCACCACTGAGCGTGAAATTTTTGTACCAATCACTGCACATGCTTATAAGCTCGATGCTCAGCCGATACTGGGCAATCAGTGGATCAGCTCACCGCTAACTGTGGCAAAGATGACAATGGCACTAGAGTGCGAAAATATGGACAATATCCTAGAAATAGGCTGCGGTAGTGGCTATCAAGCAGCGATTTTAAGCAAACTTGCACATAGAATTTTTAGTGTCGAGCGTATAGAAAAGCTAGCCATGGAGGCGAAAAAACGCTTCGAGGCACTAAAAATAAAAAACGTGCATGTAAGATATGACGATGGCAACAACGGCTGGCGAAGCTACGCACCATTTGATCGGATCTTGCTCTCGGCAGCTGCTGACGAGATCTCACCAAATTTATTTAAGCAGCTTAAAAATGGTGGAATTTTAGTAGCTCCAATGAAAAAAGATGGCAAGCAATTTATCGCTAAATTTAAAAAAGATAAAGATGGAAATTTAGAAAAAGAGTACTTGGATGAGTGCCTTTTTGTGCCACTTCTTGAAGGTAGAGAGTAG